In Gambusia affinis linkage group LG20, SWU_Gaff_1.0, whole genome shotgun sequence, the genomic window taaaccatttctaagGATTTCTGGCACCTGTATGATCTCTGTtaacacaaacaggaaactgaatTTCTCCAGAAACCTCCCtgatgtatgtaaacttctgatcgTCTTTTTGCTTCACATCCTTTTTTTCAGGAACATTTCCTGTGAGAGTGAGTGACTCACTGAAATGATCTCCATCTCTGGTCTGGTTCACCGTTTCTAGGAACTGCGCTGCCTGCTGCCCGTCGCCGTAGCCCGCCCCCTCCGCCGCTCCCCCACCCGCTGGACGTGCCGGTTGCTCTGGCAACCCAGTTTCACGGGCTGCACCCTCAAACATCACTGGATCCTGCTGTTGCTCAGGCAACGGGTGCGCACCAATCACGAGCTgatcctgcagctgctgttgctCAGTAGGAGGCTGAAAGCCCGTGGTGTCCTCTGTGGAAAAGTTGggagaaaatggaaaagtgtcttttttttttttttttttgtggggaaaGTACCGctggtttgttttctgctgcagagatGAGGAGACTACCTGCTCCAGGGCCGATGTTCAGTCCTCTCAGACACTCCTGGAGGATGTCCTGGCTGCCTGGGCATTCTGCTGACGGAGATTAATGTGCTTTAATAAAATCAGACAGTGATCGGTGAATCAGAATAAAAGCTCCTTGTTTACCTGGGATCAGAATGTCCTCTGGATTATAAATAGGTGCATTAAAGAATGGCACAACCCCACTctaaaaatcacagaaatatcTCAAAAAATTCAGTCATTTTGCAGCAACTACTCATTAATTCATGCATCACGAAGAACTAGGATGTGAACAGAAATTTGAGACAGTAATCgaacatttaaaatccaaacataaaTGCTCTCTTAATTATTTAAGGATTTGTatacaataatttaaaatgtttgtacaaAGAGAATTTTAGCAAACAATATTCAAAATAGATGTGCAGAAAGAGGACGCAAACACAACTTAAAAGAAACGgaaattttcaaattcagaaaggCATTTCAGTTAAAGGAATAATTTTGACAGTGAGATAAAATATACATCTTTTTCTGCAATGAAATTAGAAAGTTATTATGATGAAGCAAAATGGAACTAAATAAGCTGATGTGTTGTTGTGTAAGTTTTGTATATTTGGAATATCTTCTGATCTcaaaagctaatttttttttaattgaatggaatttacactttttttcattcatgattTCTTTTAGTTGTTAGAGGAACTGTTCATATTGATAATTGagtgaattaaacaaaatgaatgaaattaaatgaacatCTTTTGATAGTTTTATGTCTGATTGTATTAAAACAGATCTACAGGCAAACCGTACTTTAATCTActcatgattgtttttcttttctttccctcttctTCTTTCCATGCTGTGGTCtgttatgttttattctcataaaattcaaagtcaataaataaaattgtggtggaaaacacacacacacacacacacacacacacacattgcatCATTGCGTACCCCCTGGGGATTATAGCCGTTCAGATCATTTCCGTCTTCTTGCTCCTGGGATCCAGAGGAAGATCGGGCTTTTGatggtaaagaaaaataaacagattgttACAGTTTTAAGTTTTGTAATCATCGGAAGGATTTCGATTTCGACCCCTCACCTCCTGACGCCGACTCCTCCGGCCAGCGGTAGACCTTATGTGGGTTGGCGGTGTCGTTCTTGTTGTCGGACACCATTTTGAAGCCCTTTGCTCTCAGGGCGCTCCGGAAGTTCCTCTTCCAGACTGAGGGGTCTCCCTGAGCCCGGCCGTTCCCACTCGCCTCCGCCCAGGCCTGCAGGGGGAGTAACACGTCTACAGCCCACTGATAGAGACATTTTTACATCTCGTCACATAATGTGCTCTCATTTATCTGCTCCATTGTCGGACGAGTTGGGTTTAAGATGGAAGGTAAGCAGGATCCTTCAATGATTTTCAGCCAAATTCATGGAGAGCCAGAGAAAAGACTCTTTATCTATAAAAATAACTCACTGAATAAATGAAGTTAATGTTACTCAGCAGGTTAGTGtaaaccagtgtttctcaattccagtcctcagtcCCCCTCtgcactgcatgttttaggtgttttccttctgcctcACACCTGGTTTAAATATGTAGGtcattaacaggcttctgcagcacttgatggtcatgcaatcatttgaatcagatgctctggagtagaggtacatctaaaacatgcagagcagggaggcctgaggactggaattgagaagcgctggtGTAAACCAACATGCTAATGATAGCATTTGAGctaattttttacttaaaagctaaagctaacttACTGAATGGACAGAGTGAATGATTGCTAACATCATGCTACCACTGCTATGTAGGCCTATAAGTCTAAATAACAATGGTAGCATTAAGCTAACCTTAgccttttagtttaatttgatttattttgacttgTGTTTTACAGTAAATTAGGCTTGGTAGTATATAAAACACAACTtagttattatttaattaaaaaactctGAATAGATTAAGCTAATGTTACTCAGTATCATGATAATGATAGCATTTGAGCTAATTGTTGACTTAACTTACTGAATGGACTGAGTGAATGATGGTTAACATTAAATCAGTTCAACGCTGCCACTTTTATATAGGCCTGTAAGCCTGTGACAGCATTAAGCTaactttagcattttagctcattttgacttgtgttttacaataaattagGCTCAGTACTATATAAAACATGCCTTAGTTATtactttacatttaattaaataagtcATTGAATAGATTAAGTTAACGTTACTCAATATGTTACATGAGACACGACAgcatttaatctatttttttacttaagtagCATAATAGCATTTTGGCTAACATTCTTTTAACTCATTTTGGCATCTCTACTTCAtacttgtattttaaaattaagtttaaatacAACTGTCATGGCCTAATAATGCCACTTGCATTAACTAATTgatattttgcataaaatggATAACATTTAAtgcaataaacacatttttctgacagGAATGCATTATTTTATGTCTCCTTTTATGAATTTGTTGGAGTGTTTTACAGCTGCCAACAGAATTTTTGCTAAAGAAaatcatccccacagcatgagatgatataaataaaaggttttctagattaaattacacacaattcTCTATTTTCTAATTAGGTGACGTCTGAAGAAAACTGCTTGCACTGGTAAAGGTTGTACAGTCCATAGAAGGAaaaatgaacttgttttttaattgcCTTAAAGATGAGAACATCCTCATTGGAGGAGTCCTGTCTCAGCGCGTGCTTCCATGGGATGCAGAACTCGGTTTGCTCAGGATTGGTCCAATGGACACCTGGATACCTCTCACTGTCGATGCTGGACTTGAGCCATGGGATCAGCAGTGGTTTTGAGTGAGCCATTTCTgtaaaaccaaaagaaacagATGCTGTCAACGCCAGGAAGCCTTCCAGAATCTGAAAtcaaacttttagaaaacagaTATCTTcttctaaatctaaactgtcacagtCATCCAGATTTGTTCTTGTGTGAATCGCACACAGATTGGGAGCTTATAGGGAATTTATCCAATGTTAAAGTGATCCCTGTACTATTCTGGTCCAAACCACATCCTGAATAAGAGCGGATCTTAACCGTCAACCAGTGGTGGGCTCTGCTAACTAAAAAGCTAGTTGTCCTATTCCTAAAACACTAATTGTAAACATTGGTTCTGGTAATTAtaaagcgctacaccaacaCAGAGTTTAGTGGAAGCAAATGCTAAGTTAACTTCAATTTAAATTATATCTCTCTTTTAAAGACTACAACCAccaatttctttttgaaatgctaatttacatacatatataaaGGCCTTCGATATTGTATTTAATATCTTAGCTACTgtatgtgttttactttgtccCTGTATGTTTCTTGCCTGAAAGTTATTAAAGTTATTGGGGAAAAAGGAGCAAACACATGGAGAGGAAATAGAACTGCAGCGTAAACGGTCTTcatccacttcaaaataagagcatgaatacgAATCTCTACTTGAGGAATTCTTAATAGTCAATTACCAAGTAAATTAGTGCTTCCGAATTTACCTGAGAAATTCATTTAGAGGAAGGTATGTGTGCTaagtgttttcaaagttagtaAAAGCGCTAAAGTGCTAAGTAAAAAATTAGCTACATTAGCTATTAGTGCATTTGTTTGTCATCTAATGGCAGGAAGAAATGCGTCACTGACAACTCGCATGGCTTGGTAGTTCAAAGTCTGAAAGTTGGTTAGCAGTTCCTGAGATTTATTTACCTCAACaaccatcttcctcctcctcttcctcttcactgTTCCTGTGGCAAAGtggcaaatctttttttttttgttgccaatttctgaatttttcttaTCGATAAACATCTTTCTTACTTGAAAGCATGATCTCTTGTATTTCCAATTTTATAGAATATCAGAAGGAGATGGGTCTCTGTCTGATATTTAAATAGCAAATAATGTTTTATGCGAATATCTTTTTGCAgattgtctgtgtttttctacaaatcatttttaaatgagaatttgttgatattttctcAATGTCAGAGTGAGATGCATTTTATATCAGGAAAAGAAACGAAAGATAAGAGAAAAATTGAGTACAAACATTTGATCTTGAGTGTTTTGTTTGATgcaaaagtttctgtttcatttctgttggcAAACTTCAATATCTCGATTGCGTTTTAcaagaacaacagaaaacagaaactaacaTTAAATTATAGCTAAACAAAGAGAAGAGCAGCGTAAATATTAACTGGACTGGGGTTTAATAAACATAGAGCTCTGGGAAGAATGAAGAGCCACTGCACTGATACTCATCACCAGATTAATTCACCAGATACTGATTACTGAGTTAAAACcttagtgttgttgtttctaaattaatataaacttgttttctttgcattatttgaggtctgaaagctccgcatctttttgttattttgaccatttctcatttcctgcaaataaatacaacatttttggggggaatttcagagacatgttgtcagtagttcatagaataaaagaataaagtttgtttttactcaaacataaacctgtaaacaataaaatcagagaGCTGATTGATTATCTCTTAATATTTTCCAGAACTGCGTATTCTAACAATAAAAGgtaatagatttatttttattctttctggaTGGCAGCTCTATGATTCTGTgcttttaaatgtagaaaatcaaaatatgtcAATCTGacctaaaagaaataaaaactagaaatctGAAGGCTGgaaaaagtttgtttgtctCGTTTACTTCAGGAGGCTTTGAAATCCTGATGCAAGATTTGTTTTCACCCTTTGTTAGCTTGTACAAGCATGCAAATATATAACTCTTAATAtatgaaaaattattaatttaacataTTAGAGATTATGCAAgcatttatttcataaaacagtttaatcCTCCATTTGGTcttggttaaataaaatttataataagTTACAAATTAAGAAGAAGCTAGATTAAATtcttctttaaatataaaagtctTGAAAGTGAATCCATGTAATTACTTTTCCCCCCCACTTcctcaaaaatattcataaaaaaacaaggagTTGACAAATTTGGTAAATATTACAACGAAGAAAGAGGAAACAGACTGAAGACAGAGTAAGCTCAATAGTTGTATCCCGTATCacgataataaataaaactgaaatacaattcaaatacttaaaatatGCATGtctgataataataaatagtgataaatacataataatattAATCCATTCTGATGAGGTTTAGCAGCACTTTAACAAAATAACAGTGATAATCACACTTTTCATTAAGCCTCATTTccatattaaaatgttctttattgtAATGTAATATTATAATGTTAAATGCTGTTTTCAGTAGTTAGCAGAAAAAcgtcaaaattaacagaaataaatgcttgaaaacaTCTCTGTGTAtgtatttaatctaaaatttgCTTCACTTTGCAAATAGAGTTACTGACATACATcagcttttcaataatattcaggttttttaatgtaatgtatGTTTACTGCCTCTACCTTTCGCCACAGTAATAGAATAATTGATCCTCTCGTACCTGTTTAGTGATGCAGGTTCGGTTCGTTCGGCTCAGGTCGGTCCGGTGGTCGTTTTCGGAGCCCGAAGAGAGATAAATCAGTTCAGAGGTGGAGACACGGCGGGGACGACCAGCTGTCCTCCAATCCAAGATGCGGCTTTCGTAAAAGCTGACACCGGCTGATTTCTGACTTTCGGAGTTTCTGACTTCTCGGGAAACTCCGACTGTTTGTTTCGTTTTCCTGATGTGACGTCAGCACGTCGGGCGGTCCCGCTTGCTAAGGCAAGACGTGCCCACAAACACTCACGAGACCTGTGCCTACTTCTGAGTACCAACGTTATAAACTTTGAAATACGGAGattaaaaactattaaagtaatttatgtGTCAAATCATGTTATTTCTCAAGAAGATATAGAACTTCCCCGAAAGTATAAGCGGGTTTAGATCTTGAGTGAATTattataaattagttttacGTTCAAATGTAGCTGAAAATTACTTATCTAGTTAGCTTACTAAATAAGCTAACTAGATAAGTTAGATAAACATCATTTAACGATGTCTAACATCGTTAAATGAGCAttaaagaaatgtcaaaatttattCTGCAAAATTTCAGTGGATTTGGGATTATCTgacaaaatccacatttttggTCCACCAGTTTACATACCATGCTTTGTAAACGTATTCACATATTGgaacttttcacctttcaatTTGTTACATAAAAACGAAAcgattcaatttaatttatcgAGATTTTTTGTGTGACAGACAAGGTAGAGGAGtttttcaatttctgaaataaaatatctgaaaagtgtggtgtgtatttgtattcGACCATCCTGAGTACTGGCAAATTCTTTTTCGCAAATCAGCTCAAGCTTTTTGAGATTTAACAGGTAGAGCAGTTGAATCATTTTATATATTCTCAATTTGTTtcaagtctgaactttgactacaCCATTCTAGCACATGAATATCCTTTCATTTAAACCATTCAGTTGTCGCTATGGCTCTTTGTTTAGGGTAATTTTCCTGCAGAATTCAAAATTCAACCATTTTTCAGCCTATGAACAAGTTTCTTACTGCTGCAGAAAGGCAAtaacacagcatgatgcagccatcTTTAActttccttcattttaatttagaaaaaattcatCTCTTCCTCACAATGAAATGTGACGAGATATGGGAAACATTTCCCCGAGTCTCGACATTGAGCTGAAGGAAACGAAACCATTTGTtctttgtagattttatttgtttttcaaatacaGGAGAGTTAATGTACAGAAGGACAAAGAGTTTCATCAAGAACTGTACAGTATttacacatcttttttttttccttttttatggaaaatcagattgttttcaaaataagtcATAGTATGCACAGAcatcaaaatgataaaaatgaaatgactatttcctctttaaatattacttatttatATTCCTCCTTCCCACACGGGGAAGGAATAGTTCTTTTCTTTGCACCTGCATGACTGATGATTGAACTGAAGCACAACAATGTTaagtttcaaataaatgttaccattcttttttcttttgtttttttttttcctcattttttttcaattttacacCCACTGTATTTGATACAATAGTTCTGTCTCGACGCCTGTTCTTCTGTATAGAGGGGAAGACGACTCGGATATGTGGGTTATGATTGTATACTGATcctgtggaaaataaaaagctattttaaacGTCTGGGGCAGCAAACCAGCGCGTGTGAgagtttttaagttaaaaaccTCCtcatataaataataaaaatgcgtTCATATATTACACACGGCCGACTGGTGCTGCCCGTCCACGTAAGCGCATGACGACCAGAGAGCGCCCCCTAACACTTCCCACGTTGCTATCCGCGATGGCGCTGCTCAGAAAGCACAAAGCACTCCCGCCGCCTTCCTCTCCTCAAAAGCCGACAGCTGATGTTagtcttttcaaaaaaataatttatgtaaaaactaAGCGGTAATAGTTTCTCTTTGAACTATTGTCTTTGTATGACACAGTTAACAAGACGTCAGTGACTCTCCTCCGTTGACTTGGTTTTCCGGCTCCTGGTTTCTCTCTccgtcttttttttcttctttttttgttttaaacaacgATCCGGTTCCCCCTCTCCTTTCATCCAGAAGGGTCCCACTCTCACAAAGTAAGACATTTCTTTAGTGATTGGTcaacaacaagacaaaataaaaacaggtcaGCGTCCGAGGTCGGGTCAACAGGCCCTCTTGTGTTCGTCGAGGGCCTGGAAAACTTCCTGCTCGGATCTGAAGAGATTTTCGAAGAGGGTCTGGGGACTGTACAGCGGGATTCATCTGGGCTTTTCCTCCagattctcattttatttatttattatttcttttctctttttttttttaagtttagctCTCTGTGTGTCTCCTCATGAGGCGAACTCAGGCTTTGGTGCTGAGTGTGAGCAGCTCGATGAAGGAGCTGAAGAGGGTGTCCAGCCAGCTCTGGTTGGCCATGCACTGCTGCACCACTTCCTCTTGGCCCGGATCCTCGGCCGCCTGCTCGATGGTGTTGGTCTGCGAACGCAAACACAGGCAGCTCTGAGCCAAACGCAAAGCTTTCGGCACGCCAAACACAGAAATCCTAAAGAAATGATTGGAGTCAACTGACCTCTTTCTTGCACTGCAGGAAGGTGTGGTACTTATAGTGATGCAGGGAGTGGTAGAGACTGTATATCCGGTACGTCTCAGACGACAGCTTAAGGTCCTGAAGGAAGAAACGAGTCAGGAGTTAttggaaaaattaaagaaaaattctaactttaatttgatttattgggatttttgtaacatttttacacatttttcctTTGAAACTGGACATAACCTTATCACAACGATTTCTCAGTCCTCCTATAAATTCCCAAATGGATTTATGTAtgagctttgactaggccactccaacaCTCTAACATGATTTGATCCACATTATTTAATGGAATCTCTGACTGAATGTTTggaataaatcaattaattgcatgataaatcaaaacaagctCAAAATTCACTAAACAATTTTGCCTAATTATAACTGCCTGAGCctaattattaatgtttttggttgcatttggtttttattttccattttat contains:
- the irf3 gene encoding interferon regulatory factor 3 isoform X1, which translates into the protein MAHSKPLLIPWLKSSIDSERYPGVHWTNPEQTEFCIPWKHALRQDSSNEDVLIFKAWAEASGNGRAQGDPSVWKRNFRSALRAKGFKMVSDNKNDTANPHKVYRWPEESASGARSSSGSQEQEDGNDLNGYNPQGSGVVPFFNAPIYNPEDILIPAECPGSQDILQECLRGLNIGPGAEDTTGFQPPTEQQQLQDQLVIGAHPLPEQQQDPVMFEGAARETGLPEQPARPAGGGAAEGAGYGDGQQAAQFLETVNQTRDGDHFKTHFRVTVFYRGVKVSEQEVPNEAGLRLVYRPDLNDAVLDPETGLSIISLPCPVGILDHTQASLTQKILDNLGSLEVGMSQRVIYGQRHGEVKAYWSFSKFDSSRQPREISKLNPEPLYQVKDFIRGLIDFFEKKESPPSSMFFCLGEKWPDLENRPWEKKLIMVEVVPTSMELLKNMAVECGASSLQSVELQMSLEEMMDLY
- the irf3 gene encoding interferon regulatory factor 3 isoform X2 — translated: MAHSKPLLIPWLKSSIDSERYPGVHWTNPEQTEFCIPWKHALRQDSSNEDVLIFKAWAEASGNGRAQGDPSVWKRNFRSALRAKGFKMVSDNKNDTANPHKVYRWPEESASGARSSSGSQEQEDGNDLNGYNPQGSGVVPFFNAPIYNPEDILIPECPGSQDILQECLRGLNIGPGAEDTTGFQPPTEQQQLQDQLVIGAHPLPEQQQDPVMFEGAARETGLPEQPARPAGGGAAEGAGYGDGQQAAQFLETVNQTRDGDHFKTHFRVTVFYRGVKVSEQEVPNEAGLRLVYRPDLNDAVLDPETGLSIISLPCPVGILDHTQASLTQKILDNLGSLEVGMSQRVIYGQRHGEVKAYWSFSKFDSSRQPREISKLNPEPLYQVKDFIRGLIDFFEKKESPPSSMFFCLGEKWPDLENRPWEKKLIMVEVVPTSMELLKNMAVECGASSLQSVELQMSLEEMMDLY